Proteins encoded within one genomic window of Lysinibacillus sphaericus:
- a CDS encoding M16 family metallopeptidase, which yields MVQVHTCQNGVRIVSEQIDHVRSVALGIFVNAGSRYELPEENGITHFIEHMLFKGTTTRSARQIAEEFDRIGGELNAFTSKENTCYYAKVLDHHAELAISILADMFFHSTFAEEELEKERQVVLEEILMSEDAPDDDVHEKLWEVMYPNDALGRPILGTAATLKTFTADMIRNYMAKHYGPESIVISVAGNISPTLLTTIEDLFGRYEASPLAVVPVLTNPQFHPGEITKTRDTEQAHLALSYPAIGVKDPDMYSFIALNNIIGGNMSSRLFQEVREERGLAYTIFSYQSCYADVGAFTIYGSASRQQLSQLQHTIDATLLDIVAGGVTEEELDNAKEQLKGSFVLGLEGTGARMNRNGTSELVHRRHRSVDEVLASIDAVTMESVDRLISKILKAEPAISIIGPEA from the coding sequence TTGGTACAAGTACATACATGTCAAAACGGTGTGCGTATTGTGTCAGAGCAAATTGATCATGTTAGATCTGTTGCACTTGGCATATTTGTCAATGCTGGTTCACGCTATGAATTACCAGAGGAAAATGGGATTACGCACTTTATAGAGCATATGCTTTTTAAAGGTACAACAACGCGAAGTGCCCGCCAAATCGCTGAAGAGTTTGACCGTATTGGAGGCGAATTAAATGCCTTTACTTCAAAAGAAAATACTTGCTACTATGCGAAAGTTTTAGACCATCATGCAGAGCTGGCTATTTCCATCCTAGCAGATATGTTCTTTCATTCGACATTTGCAGAAGAGGAATTAGAAAAGGAACGTCAAGTCGTATTAGAGGAAATATTAATGAGTGAGGATGCTCCAGATGATGATGTGCATGAAAAGCTTTGGGAAGTCATGTATCCAAATGATGCCCTAGGTCGCCCGATTTTAGGGACCGCCGCTACGTTAAAAACATTTACAGCAGATATGATTCGCAATTATATGGCGAAACATTATGGACCAGAATCAATTGTTATTTCTGTGGCAGGCAATATTTCTCCAACCCTATTAACTACAATTGAGGATTTATTCGGACGTTACGAAGCATCACCACTTGCTGTTGTACCTGTCCTAACAAATCCTCAGTTCCATCCAGGAGAAATAACGAAAACGCGAGATACGGAGCAGGCGCATTTAGCCCTTTCTTACCCAGCTATTGGCGTCAAAGATCCGGATATGTATAGCTTTATTGCGTTAAATAATATTATTGGTGGCAATATGAGTTCTCGACTATTTCAAGAAGTACGTGAAGAGCGTGGCTTAGCATATACAATTTTCTCCTACCAATCTTGCTACGCAGATGTTGGGGCATTTACAATTTACGGCAGTGCAAGTCGTCAACAACTATCGCAATTGCAACATACCATTGATGCCACACTACTTGATATCGTAGCGGGGGGCGTGACGGAGGAAGAGTTAGATAATGCCAAGGAACAGTTAAAAGGAAGCTTTGTGCTTGGCCTTGAAGGAACAGGCGCACGCATGAACCGAAATGGTACTAGTGAATTAGTGCACCGAAGACATCGGTCAGTAGATGAAGTACTCGCGTCCATCGATGCGGTAACGATGGAGTCTGTAGATCGTCTTATCTCGAAAATATTAAAAGCTGAGCCAGCGATTTCCATCATCGGACCTGAAGCTTAA
- the pnp gene encoding polyribonucleotide nucleotidyltransferase, which yields MNEKKVYSYEWAGRPLVIEVGQLAKQANGAALVRYGDTSVLATATMSKSPKPLDFFPLTVNYEERLYAAGKIPGGFIKREGRPSEKAILASRLIDRPIRPMFPDGFRNEVQVISMVMSNDPDCTSEMAAMVGSSLALAISDIPFDGPIAGVQVGYIDGEFIVNPTVEQANMSTIHLSVAGNKDAINMVEAGALEVPEEVMLEAIMFGHEEIKKIIAFQEQIVAEVGKEKLPVTLFEIDEAIQADIKAACETDMHDAIQTAEKHARDEAITAVKDRIIASYEEQEADETTMKQVHTILDKMVKDEVRRQITEDKIRPDGRKLDEIRPLSSETGLLQRTHGSALFTRGQTQALSICTLGALGDVQIIDGLGVEESKRFMHHYNFPQFSVGETGPIRGPGRREIGHGALGERALEAVIPDESVFPYTIRCVSEVLESNGSTSQASICASTLAMMDAGVPLKAPVAGIAMGLIKKGEHYSILTDIQGMEDHLGDMDFKVAGTAKGVTALQMDIKIDGLSRNILEEALTQAKIGRMHILESMLATLAQPREKLSAYAPKIVIVRINPDKIRDVIGPGGKQINKIIEETGVKIDTEQDGTIYISSADEEMNARAKQIIEDIVREAKVGEYYLSTVKRIEKFGAFCEIFPGKDGLLHISEIQEERTKQVEDVLKLGDQLLVKVIEIDKQGRVNLSRKVVIQEEKERAEQGK from the coding sequence ATGAACGAAAAGAAAGTCTATTCCTACGAATGGGCTGGCCGTCCACTTGTAATTGAAGTAGGACAGTTAGCAAAACAAGCAAATGGAGCAGCATTAGTACGCTATGGTGATACTTCTGTACTTGCAACAGCAACAATGTCAAAATCACCCAAACCACTTGATTTCTTCCCATTAACAGTAAACTACGAAGAACGTTTATATGCAGCAGGTAAAATTCCTGGCGGCTTTATTAAACGTGAAGGACGCCCATCTGAAAAAGCAATTCTAGCAAGCCGTTTAATTGACCGTCCAATTCGTCCGATGTTCCCAGACGGTTTCCGTAATGAAGTACAAGTTATTTCTATGGTTATGTCTAATGACCCTGATTGCACATCTGAAATGGCAGCAATGGTAGGTTCATCATTAGCATTAGCAATTTCTGATATTCCATTCGATGGACCAATTGCCGGTGTACAAGTTGGTTATATTGACGGTGAATTCATCGTGAACCCAACTGTTGAGCAAGCGAACATGTCAACAATCCATTTATCTGTAGCGGGTAACAAGGATGCTATTAACATGGTTGAAGCGGGCGCTTTAGAAGTGCCTGAAGAAGTAATGTTAGAAGCAATTATGTTCGGTCATGAAGAAATTAAAAAAATAATTGCTTTCCAAGAACAAATTGTTGCTGAAGTAGGGAAAGAAAAATTACCTGTCACATTATTTGAAATTGATGAAGCGATTCAAGCAGATATTAAAGCAGCTTGTGAAACTGATATGCATGACGCTATTCAAACAGCTGAAAAGCATGCACGTGATGAAGCAATCACTGCGGTGAAAGATCGTATCATTGCTTCTTATGAAGAGCAAGAAGCCGATGAAACAACAATGAAACAAGTGCATACTATTTTAGATAAAATGGTAAAAGACGAAGTACGTCGTCAAATTACAGAAGATAAAATCCGTCCAGATGGTCGTAAGTTGGATGAAATTCGTCCACTTTCTTCTGAAACAGGGCTATTACAACGTACGCACGGTTCAGCATTATTTACACGTGGACAAACTCAAGCCTTATCAATTTGTACATTAGGTGCACTTGGTGATGTTCAAATTATTGACGGCTTAGGTGTTGAGGAATCTAAACGCTTTATGCATCACTACAATTTCCCACAATTCTCTGTAGGGGAAACTGGCCCAATTCGTGGACCAGGTCGTCGTGAAATCGGTCACGGTGCTCTAGGTGAGCGTGCACTAGAAGCAGTTATTCCTGATGAATCTGTATTCCCATACACAATCCGTTGTGTATCAGAAGTACTTGAATCGAACGGTTCAACATCACAAGCATCAATTTGTGCTTCTACATTAGCTATGATGGATGCTGGTGTTCCGTTAAAAGCACCTGTTGCAGGTATCGCGATGGGGCTGATTAAAAAAGGCGAGCATTATTCCATTTTAACAGATATCCAAGGTATGGAAGACCATCTTGGCGATATGGACTTTAAAGTAGCAGGTACGGCTAAAGGCGTAACAGCACTTCAAATGGATATTAAAATTGACGGTCTATCACGAAATATTTTAGAAGAAGCATTGACTCAAGCTAAAATTGGCCGTATGCATATTTTAGAATCAATGCTTGCAACATTGGCTCAACCACGTGAGAAATTATCTGCTTATGCACCAAAAATCGTGATTGTACGTATCAATCCAGATAAAATCCGCGATGTTATTGGACCAGGCGGTAAGCAAATTAATAAAATTATTGAAGAAACTGGCGTAAAAATTGATACAGAACAAGATGGTACAATTTACATCTCTTCAGCAGACGAAGAAATGAACGCTCGTGCAAAACAAATTATCGAAGACATCGTACGTGAAGCAAAAGTGGGCGAATACTACTTATCCACTGTAAAACGTATCGAAAAATTCGGTGCATTCTGTGAAATCTTCCCAGGGAAAGATGGCTTATTACACATCTCTGAAATTCAAGAGGAACGTACAAAGCAAGTGGAAGATGTGTTAAAACTAGGCGATCAATTACTTGTAAAAGTAATTGAAATCGACAAACAAGGTCGTGTGAATTTATCTCGTAAAGTGGTTATTCAAGAAGAAAAAGAACGCGCAGAACAAGGTAAATAA
- the rpsO gene encoding 30S ribosomal protein S15, translating into MAITKERKNEIIAEYRTHESDTGSPEVQVAVLTAEINALNTHLRTHKKDFHSERGLLKMVGRRRHLLKYLRETDVQRYRELINRLGLRR; encoded by the coding sequence ATGGCTATTACAAAAGAACGTAAAAACGAAATTATCGCTGAGTACCGTACTCACGAAAGTGACACTGGTTCTCCAGAAGTACAAGTTGCAGTTTTAACAGCTGAAATCAACGCTTTAAACACTCACTTACGTACACACAAAAAAGATTTCCACTCTGAGCGTGGTCTTCTTAAAATGGTAGGTCGTCGTCGTCACTTACTTAAATATCTTCGTGAAACTGACGTTCAACGTTACCGTGAACTAATCAATCGTTTAGGCTTACGTCGCTAA
- the ribF gene encoding riboflavin biosynthesis protein RibF produces the protein MEVIHLKYPHQLQQRESIQPYSLAIGFFDGVHIGHQAVIEAAKQEGGKRQIPTAVMTFDPHPSLVLGGRNEKVFYITLLQQKLQLFEELGVDTVFVVHFTSDFAKLSPAAFIDTFIRGLNIQHVTAGFDFSFGAFGKGTMEDMRVLSNGEYGVTVVDKKADSLEKISSTRIRKVLQEGDMEAARMLLGRPFEIKGIVVHGDKRGRTIGFPTANVQALEGTYIPASGVYAVRLLVQNNWYDGVCNVGYKPTFKDPNDKQLSIEVHILNFEKNIYGEEVHVAWYKRIRSERKFDGIEALKMQIEKDKQEAIQFFHVMK, from the coding sequence ATGGAGGTCATTCATTTAAAATACCCACACCAATTACAACAGCGAGAAAGTATCCAGCCGTACTCATTGGCAATTGGCTTTTTTGATGGTGTACATATTGGACATCAGGCGGTTATTGAAGCGGCCAAGCAAGAGGGGGGCAAGCGACAAATCCCGACTGCCGTTATGACATTTGATCCGCATCCATCATTAGTGCTAGGCGGACGCAATGAAAAAGTATTTTATATTACATTACTACAGCAAAAATTGCAGCTGTTTGAAGAACTAGGTGTTGATACGGTATTTGTTGTACACTTCACATCAGACTTTGCGAAGCTGTCACCGGCTGCTTTTATTGATACCTTTATTCGAGGGTTAAATATTCAACATGTTACAGCAGGATTTGATTTTTCATTTGGTGCATTTGGGAAAGGCACGATGGAAGATATGCGTGTCTTAAGCAATGGCGAATATGGTGTAACGGTGGTCGATAAGAAAGCTGACTCGCTTGAGAAAATCAGCTCAACACGCATTCGTAAAGTATTACAAGAGGGCGATATGGAGGCTGCTCGTATGCTTCTAGGCCGTCCATTTGAAATAAAGGGTATTGTGGTGCATGGCGATAAACGTGGACGTACAATCGGCTTTCCTACTGCAAATGTACAAGCACTAGAGGGTACTTACATTCCAGCAAGTGGTGTGTATGCAGTACGACTGCTTGTACAAAATAATTGGTATGATGGTGTATGTAATGTAGGTTATAAACCAACATTTAAAGATCCAAACGACAAGCAATTATCTATCGAAGTACATATTTTAAACTTCGAGAAAAACATCTATGGGGAAGAAGTACATGTTGCTTGGTATAAACGTATTCGAAGCGAGCGGAAGTTTGACGGAATTGAAGCGCTAAAAATGCAAATAGAGAAAGATAAGCAAGAGGCTATACAATTTTTTCATGTTATGAAATAG
- the truB gene encoding tRNA pseudouridine(55) synthase TruB has product MNGILPLWKERGMTSHDCVFKLRKILRTKKVGHTGTLDPGVEGVLPICIGQATRIAEYLTDAGKTYEAVISIGRTTTTEDAEGETVKEDTTNKTFTRAELLDVLASLTGVINQTPPMFSAVKVNGKRLYEYARKGETVERPTRQVTIYALELLDDKEIYEGHEITFPVRISCSKGTYIRTLAVQIGEALGYPAHMQELVRTASGTFTQDNCFTLAQVAELMENEQIHTCILPVEYALSDYPYIEITSSIEKEIFNGQVLPADALLKVHDKIVFGIKGKAFAVYQAHPTKEGLMKPHKMFPTIE; this is encoded by the coding sequence ATGAACGGTATTTTACCGCTTTGGAAAGAACGTGGCATGACGAGTCATGATTGCGTCTTTAAATTACGAAAAATATTGCGAACAAAAAAAGTTGGCCATACGGGCACTTTAGATCCAGGAGTAGAAGGGGTTCTGCCCATCTGTATCGGACAGGCAACACGTATTGCCGAATATTTAACGGATGCAGGGAAGACCTATGAGGCAGTTATTTCCATTGGGCGAACAACGACGACTGAAGATGCAGAAGGGGAAACGGTTAAGGAAGATACTACAAATAAGACGTTTACGCGTGCCGAGTTGCTGGATGTCTTAGCTTCCTTAACGGGTGTTATTAATCAGACACCACCGATGTTTTCAGCTGTTAAAGTCAATGGGAAACGGCTATATGAATATGCTCGTAAAGGCGAAACGGTGGAAAGACCGACAAGACAGGTGACCATTTATGCGTTAGAGTTACTTGATGATAAGGAAATTTACGAAGGGCATGAAATTACATTCCCTGTAAGGATTTCATGTAGCAAAGGCACATATATTCGTACATTAGCTGTACAAATTGGGGAAGCGCTTGGCTATCCTGCACATATGCAAGAGCTTGTGCGAACTGCATCGGGCACATTTACACAAGACAATTGTTTTACACTAGCACAAGTTGCCGAATTAATGGAAAATGAACAAATTCATACATGCATTCTTCCAGTAGAATATGCCTTATCAGACTATCCATATATTGAAATAACATCATCGATTGAAAAAGAAATTTTCAATGGACAAGTGCTTCCAGCAGATGCATTATTAAAGGTGCATGATAAAATTGTGTTTGGAATCAAAGGGAAAGCATTTGCGGTTTATCAAGCCCATCCGACAAAAGAAGGGTTGATGAAGCCACATAAAATGTTCCCAACGATAGAGTAG
- the rbfA gene encoding 30S ribosome-binding factor RbfA, whose protein sequence is MSLRSNRVAEQMKKELGDIIGRKIKDPRVGFVTVTGVDVTGDLQQATIYITSLGNEREREETLKALVKAAGFIRSEIGSRIRLRRTPELIFEFDSSIEYGNRIDSLLRGLHKE, encoded by the coding sequence ATGTCTCTACGCTCAAACCGTGTTGCTGAGCAAATGAAAAAAGAGCTTGGTGATATTATTGGCCGTAAAATTAAAGATCCGCGTGTTGGCTTCGTTACTGTTACTGGTGTAGATGTAACAGGTGATTTACAACAAGCGACAATTTATATTACATCATTAGGCAATGAACGTGAACGTGAGGAAACGCTAAAAGCTTTAGTAAAAGCTGCTGGTTTTATCCGTTCTGAAATCGGTTCTCGTATTCGTTTACGTCGAACACCAGAATTAATCTTTGAATTTGACTCATCGATTGAGTATGGTAACCGCATTGATTCATTACTACGTGGTTTACACAAAGAATAA
- a CDS encoding DUF503 domain-containing protein, with the protein MIVYVEVEFIIQTAHSLKEKRAVLQRMITRTKQKFNVSIAEIDHQNVWQRTKLALVAVSSSKDAAEREINHALHYLQSNPSWEQLNVWRDYL; encoded by the coding sequence ATGATTGTATACGTTGAGGTAGAATTTATTATCCAAACTGCCCATTCGTTAAAGGAAAAACGCGCTGTATTACAGCGTATGATTACGCGCACAAAACAGAAGTTTAATGTATCCATTGCCGAAATTGACCATCAAAATGTATGGCAGCGTACGAAATTAGCGCTTGTTGCTGTTTCTTCCTCGAAGGACGCAGCAGAGCGTGAAATTAATCACGCCCTTCATTATTTGCAGTCAAATCCGTCTTGGGAACAACTTAATGTGTGGCGAGACTATTTATAA
- the infB gene encoding translation initiation factor IF-2 encodes MTKIRVHEYAKQVNKSSKEVIEALSKLNVSVTNHMSMLEKDTVAKLNQSFKAPTEKREARQATQNVTQRSQANGQQKPQQSVKKQDGQKQQSATSTPKANHYNTQQNSNSSNEKSKNTKGNQNRNMTQNNNNNNNNNNRRGGGGYNQRPKPGIHGGKRRHPKTHQPTLPIKQKELPEKITFVESLSVAELAKKLYREPSEIIKKLFMLGVMATINQELDKDAIELICADYGVEVEEEIRVDITDLETHFEQTEEVNEAELSERPPVVTIMGHVDHGKTTLLDSIRHIKVTAGEAGGITQHIGAYQVTEGDKKITFLDTPGHAAFTTMRARGAKVTDLTILVVAADDGVMPQTVEAINHAKAAEVPIIVAVNKMDKPSANPDRVMQELTEHGLVPEAWGGDTIFVPISALKGEGIDTLLEMVLLVAEVGELKANPDRLALGTVIEAQLDKGRGSVATLLVQDGTLKVGDPIVVGHAYGRVRAMVNDKGRRVKEAGPSTPVEITGLNDVPQAGDRFVVFEDEKTARQVGETRAMTAIQAQRSEKQRVTLDNLFEQMSQGEMKELNLIVKADVQGTVEAMAASLMKIDVEGVNVKIIHTGAGAITESDISLAAASNAIVIGFNVRPDTNAKRAAEEEGVDIRLHRVIYKVIEEIEQAMKGMLDPEFEEKIIGQAEVRQTIKVSKVGTIAGSYVTEGKVTRDSGVRVIRDNVVIFEGELDTLKRFKDEVKEVARGYECGITITNFNDIKEGDIIEAYIMEEVKRA; translated from the coding sequence ATGACCAAAATCAGAGTTCATGAATATGCCAAACAAGTGAATAAATCGAGTAAAGAGGTTATTGAAGCGCTAAGTAAATTAAATGTGAGTGTAACGAACCATATGTCTATGTTGGAAAAAGATACTGTGGCAAAGTTAAATCAATCATTTAAAGCACCGACAGAGAAAAGAGAGGCAAGGCAAGCTACTCAAAATGTAACACAACGTTCGCAAGCGAATGGACAACAAAAACCACAGCAATCGGTGAAAAAGCAAGATGGACAAAAGCAGCAATCTGCTACATCGACGCCGAAAGCAAATCATTATAATACGCAACAAAACTCAAATTCGTCTAACGAAAAATCTAAGAATACTAAAGGTAATCAAAATAGAAATATGACACAAAATAATAATAATAACAATAATAATAATAATCGCAGAGGCGGTGGTGGATATAACCAACGTCCAAAACCAGGAATCCACGGTGGTAAACGCCGTCATCCAAAAACGCATCAACCAACATTACCAATCAAACAAAAAGAACTACCAGAAAAAATTACTTTTGTTGAGTCGCTTTCAGTAGCTGAATTAGCAAAAAAATTATATCGTGAACCATCTGAAATCATTAAAAAATTATTTATGCTTGGCGTAATGGCAACAATTAACCAAGAATTAGATAAGGATGCAATTGAATTAATTTGCGCAGACTACGGTGTAGAAGTTGAAGAAGAAATCCGTGTAGATATTACGGATTTAGAAACTCACTTCGAGCAAACAGAAGAAGTCAATGAAGCTGAATTATCAGAACGTCCACCTGTAGTAACAATTATGGGTCACGTTGACCACGGTAAAACGACTTTACTTGACTCAATTCGTCATATAAAAGTGACAGCTGGAGAAGCTGGTGGTATTACACAGCATATCGGTGCTTACCAAGTAACAGAAGGCGACAAAAAGATTACGTTCCTTGATACACCAGGGCACGCTGCATTTACAACAATGCGTGCGCGTGGTGCAAAAGTAACGGACTTAACAATTCTAGTAGTAGCAGCTGACGACGGTGTGATGCCTCAAACAGTTGAAGCCATTAACCATGCAAAAGCTGCAGAAGTGCCAATTATTGTTGCTGTCAACAAAATGGATAAACCTTCAGCAAACCCTGATCGTGTAATGCAAGAATTAACTGAGCATGGTTTAGTACCTGAAGCTTGGGGTGGCGATACGATTTTCGTGCCAATTTCAGCATTAAAAGGTGAAGGTATTGATACATTGCTAGAAATGGTATTACTTGTTGCCGAAGTGGGAGAGCTAAAAGCAAATCCAGATCGTTTAGCACTTGGTACTGTAATTGAAGCACAGCTTGATAAAGGCCGTGGTTCTGTTGCAACACTATTAGTACAAGACGGTACATTAAAAGTTGGTGATCCAATCGTAGTTGGTCACGCTTATGGCCGTGTTCGTGCAATGGTTAACGATAAAGGGCGTCGCGTAAAAGAAGCTGGTCCATCTACACCAGTCGAAATTACAGGTTTAAACGATGTACCGCAAGCTGGGGACCGCTTCGTTGTCTTCGAAGACGAAAAAACAGCTCGTCAAGTTGGGGAAACTCGTGCAATGACAGCTATTCAAGCACAACGTTCTGAAAAACAACGTGTCACGCTTGATAACTTATTTGAACAAATGAGTCAAGGCGAAATGAAAGAGTTAAACTTAATCGTTAAAGCTGACGTTCAAGGTACTGTAGAAGCAATGGCTGCTTCATTAATGAAAATTGATGTAGAAGGCGTAAATGTGAAAATTATTCATACTGGCGCTGGCGCAATTACAGAATCAGATATTTCTCTTGCCGCAGCATCGAATGCAATCGTAATTGGTTTCAACGTACGACCAGATACAAATGCAAAACGTGCAGCAGAGGAAGAAGGCGTAGATATTCGTCTACACCGCGTTATTTATAAAGTAATTGAAGAAATTGAGCAAGCGATGAAAGGTATGCTAGACCCAGAATTTGAAGAAAAAATCATCGGTCAAGCGGAAGTTCGTCAAACAATTAAAGTATCTAAAGTTGGTACAATCGCAGGTTCTTACGTAACAGAAGGTAAAGTAACACGTGATTCTGGTGTCCGTGTAATTCGTGACAACGTGGTAATCTTCGAAGGCGAATTAGATACATTAAAACGTTTCAAAGATGAAGTAAAAGAAGTAGCAAGAGGATACGAATGTGGTATTACGATTACAAACTTCAATGACATTAAAGAAGGCGACATCATTGAAGCCTACATTATGGAAGAAGTTAAACGTGCATAA
- a CDS encoding YlxQ family RNA-binding protein — MTNQAVFNLLGIAARARKVISGEELVVKEVRNGNAKLVLLANDASKNSSKKIQDKCTYYNVEYHVIGDRYDLGHATGKEARVALAITDKGFASKLSSLLNEK; from the coding sequence ATGACCAATCAAGCAGTGTTTAATTTGCTTGGTATAGCTGCAAGAGCTCGTAAAGTTATTTCAGGAGAAGAGTTAGTAGTAAAGGAAGTCCGCAATGGTAATGCTAAGCTTGTACTGCTTGCAAACGACGCTTCTAAAAACTCTAGTAAAAAAATTCAAGATAAATGCACTTATTACAACGTTGAGTATCATGTAATTGGCGATCGTTATGATCTAGGACATGCTACAGGTAAGGAAGCCCGTGTGGCTTTAGCTATTACCGATAAAGGTTTTGCAAGTAAATTGTCTAGTCTACTCAACGAAAAATAA
- the rnpM gene encoding RNase P modulator RnpM gives MAVNKKVPLRKCVATGEMLPKKAMIRVVRSKEGEVSVDVSGKKPGRGAYVSKSEQAVDIARKKNVLGHQLDAKIPEEIYEELLLLIRREAIL, from the coding sequence ATGGCGGTTAATAAAAAAGTACCACTTCGAAAATGTGTAGCTACTGGAGAAATGCTACCAAAAAAAGCAATGATTCGTGTTGTACGCTCGAAAGAGGGCGAGGTTAGCGTAGATGTATCAGGGAAAAAGCCTGGACGAGGCGCTTATGTTTCAAAGTCTGAACAGGCGGTTGACATCGCGCGTAAGAAAAATGTTTTAGGGCACCAACTTGATGCAAAAATTCCTGAAGAGATATACGAAGAGCTATTGTTGCTCATTCGTAGGGAGGCTATTTTATGA
- the nusA gene encoding transcription termination factor NusA, protein MSSDLLDALTALEEQKGISRDVLIEAIEAALVTAYKRNFNQAQNVRVDLNLDKGSIRVFSRKDVVEEVEDDRLQIALEDAKAINPAYQLEDIVEQEVTPRNFGRIAAQTAKQVVTQRVREAERGLIYEQYVDREDDIVTGVVERLDARNIYVGLGKVEAALPQNEQIQGETYHPHDRIKVYITKVERTTRGPQVIVSRTHPGLLRRLFEMEVPEIYEGIVEIKSIAREAGDRSKISVHAHNEEVDPVGSCVGAKGARVQTIVNELNGEKIDIVEWSEDPVVFVANALSPSKVLDVQVNEEEKSTTVVVPDYQLSLAIGKRGQNARLAAKLTGWKIDIKSETDARELGIYPSATSTFVPADDSDYEEATVDLYQDDEE, encoded by the coding sequence ATGAGTAGTGATTTGTTAGATGCGCTAACGGCGCTGGAAGAACAAAAAGGAATTTCAAGAGATGTGTTAATCGAAGCGATAGAGGCAGCATTAGTTACAGCTTACAAACGCAACTTTAACCAAGCTCAAAATGTTCGTGTTGACTTAAACTTAGACAAAGGCTCAATTCGTGTATTTTCACGTAAAGATGTTGTTGAAGAAGTAGAAGATGACCGTTTACAAATTGCTTTAGAAGATGCTAAGGCCATCAACCCAGCTTACCAATTAGAAGATATTGTTGAACAGGAAGTAACGCCTCGTAATTTTGGGCGTATCGCTGCACAAACAGCGAAGCAAGTCGTTACTCAACGTGTACGTGAAGCAGAACGTGGCTTAATTTATGAGCAATACGTAGATCGTGAAGATGACATTGTAACGGGTGTAGTTGAGCGTTTAGATGCGCGAAATATTTACGTGGGTCTTGGTAAAGTAGAAGCTGCATTACCACAAAATGAACAAATCCAAGGTGAAACGTATCATCCACATGATCGTATTAAAGTATATATTACAAAGGTTGAACGTACGACACGTGGTCCACAAGTAATCGTTTCACGAACACATCCAGGCTTATTACGTCGATTATTTGAGATGGAAGTGCCTGAAATTTATGAAGGCATTGTAGAAATAAAGTCAATTGCTCGTGAAGCGGGAGACCGTTCTAAAATTTCAGTCCATGCACATAACGAAGAAGTTGATCCTGTAGGCTCATGTGTAGGTGCGAAAGGTGCACGTGTTCAAACAATTGTCAATGAATTAAATGGTGAAAAAATTGATATCGTTGAATGGTCAGAAGACCCTGTTGTATTTGTAGCAAATGCATTAAGCCCATCAAAAGTTTTAGATGTGCAAGTAAATGAAGAAGAAAAATCAACAACTGTTGTAGTACCAGATTACCAATTATCTCTTGCAATTGGTAAACGTGGTCAAAATGCTCGTTTAGCTGCAAAATTAACTGGATGGAAAATCGATATTAAAAGTGAAACAGATGCACGTGAGTTAGGGATTTATCCATCTGCAACAAGCACTTTCGTACCTGCTGATGATAGTGACTACGAAGAAGCTACAGTTGACTTATATCAAGACGACGAAGAATAA